The sequence GGCGCCGTCGCGGTGCCGGCCGGGACGCGCATCTTCCGCCGCCGCTCCGCGCAGGCCTGAGCGAGGCCCGCATGTACAAGATGCCGGGCGCCGGGGTCGGCGTGGCCGGTGGCGGGGTGGGCACCCTCGCCGCCACCGGTGCCGACATCGGGTGGTGGCTGGCCGTCGGCGTGCTCCTGGTCCTGCTCGGGACCACCGCGCTGATCGCCGTCCACCGCCGCAACCGCCGTCTCTCCCAGGCGCGGGATTGAGAGAAGGGCCGTCGGCGTGTGCCCCTCGCACGCCGGCGGCCCCCGCGGTGGAAATTTTCAGGGAAACTGGACTATGTGGAGAAGGGGCACCGCGGAGTGGATGTGATGTTGCTGGCCGGGACGCGGCCGGAAGCGCTCAAGCTCGCGCCGCTGGCGCTGGCGCTCGACGCGCACCCGGCGCTGCGGCCGGTCCTGGTCCACAGCGGCCAGCACCCGGGCATGGTGGAGCAGGCGCTGGAACCGTTCGGGCTGGCCGCCGACGCGTGGCTGGACGTGCCGCCGCGGGTCACCGGCGGGCAGGCGGAACTCGTGGCCGGGCTGCTCCCCGCGCTCGACGACGTGCTGCGCCGGCACGCCCCCGCCGCGCTGGTCGTCCAGGGCGACACCACGACGACGCTCGCGGGCGCGCTCGCCGCGTTCTGGCTGGGCATCCCGGTGGTGCACTTGGAAGCCGGGCTGCGCACGCACGACCTCGCGGCGCCGTTCCCGGAGGAGGGCGCGCGCCAGATGGTGTCGCGGATCGCGGCGCTGCACCTGGCCCCGACCCTCGGCGCGGCGGCCGAGCTGCGCGAGGAAGGCGTTGCGCGGCAACGCATCGCGGTCACCGGCAACACGGTCGTCGACGCCGTGCTGGAGATCGCGGCCCGGGACCTCCCGGCCCGCGACACGGCGCTGGCGTTGCTGGAGATGGAAATCGCCGAGGCCGGCGAGCGGCTGGTGCTCGTGACGTCGCACCGCCGGGAGTCCTGGGGCGAGCCGCTCGAGCGGACGCTGGCCGCGGTGCAGCTGATCGTCGCCGAGCACCCGGACGTGCAGGTGCTGTTCCCGGCGCACCCGAACCCGCAGGTCCGCGGCCAGGTCGAGGCGGCGCTGGACGGCCTGCCGCGGGTGACGGTCACCGACCCGCTGGAGTACCCGGACCTGGTCCGCGCCCTGCGGCTGGCGTCGCTGGTGCTGACGGACTCGGGTGGCATCCAGGAGGAGGCGCCGACGTTCGGCACCCCGGTGCTGGTGCTGCGCGACGTGACCGAGCGCGTCGAGGTCGTGGAGGCGGGCTGCGCGTGGCTGGTCGGTACGGACACCGAGCGCATCGCCGACACGGCGGCCCGCCTGCTGAGCGGCGAGCTGCGGCCGGCACACGTCGGAAACCCCTACGGCGAAGGCAATGCGGCGACGCTGGCGGTGGCCGCGATCGAGGAGCTGCTGGGTGTCGGCTCCCCGGCGCGCAACCAGGCTGTCGCCTCGTAGCTATTGCTCGCTAGCCCGTACGAGTGAACCCCACGAGCATACGGAAACCCTGCTGCCGAAGGGCAGGGAGCAACAAGCCCCTCATCCGGCCCCTGTCAGTGCTGCTCGAACCACGTCGGGGCGCGGTTTCCCGTCGCACCAGTGGCACGCCACCGCATCGGCCGCGGCTTGGTCGGTCGACTACGAGTCGGCTGAAACGGCGGCAGCTTTTGTGCTTGACCGCTCGCGTCGACTAAACCGGTCCTGCATCCCGTGCGTGTTCTCGTCGCGGCTCCTGTTCGGGCCGCGACGATGGCAGGGGAGAGAATCATGCTGAAGGACAAGGCGACGGCGAAGAGCGGCACGAGGAAGGTCGGCGCGATCGTGGCCGCGGCGGCTTCGGTTGCCGGGATGGTCTTCGCGGCTGCGCCCGCCACCGCGGCCACGACCGCCTACCCTGTGAGTTACTTCAACTTGAAGTATGGGGAGAGCTACTACAACGGTACGGCCACCTTCACCAATCGGTCGGTCGACGTCATCGGAGCGTTCAAAGCCAGCAACTCCCGGCGGATCTACGCACAAGCGTGGGCGGGCAACACCTCACTGGACTTCAAGAGCACCAGCCTCTGGACCAACCGGGCCGGGGAGGCACACCTTCCCCTCAGTGCCGACCGCGTTGGCGGGTCCGACGTCACCTGGGTCTACATGACGGACGAAAACGACAAACACCTCGCAGAACAGACCTGCTACCGCGGCTACACCTACTGCGTTGACGGTCTGCTCTAGATCGATCGTCAGGGCGCCCCGCGGATCGAGAGAGTGAAGGGCTGCCGGCGACAGCGGGGCAACAACGAAGTCGACACTCTGCACGTGATCGCGTAGGGGCACCTAGTCCGCAGGCAGGTTCGGATGACTCGGCGACCGCGTCCGGACCTGCTGGCGGGCTACAGGGGTAGCTGAATCGCGGCCGCCGCCCGCCCCTACATCAAGAAACGACTTCCCCGAAGAAGTCGCCCGCCGCGTCGGCCACGCTGAACCCGCCAAGTTCGCCAAGGCCGGCGTCAGCGTCGGCATCCGGGGCCCGGGAGACGTTCCCGAACGACGCCAAAGCTCAAGTCCGGCTGCTACCCGGCGCGCACAAAAGGGCCAGATGGAACGCCCATCAGCTCGTCGAGCTGGTCACCGATCGCGGCCGGGCCAACTCCGCCGCCGCCGGACAGCAGTAAAGGAGACGAACAGCGCGGCGATCAGGAGACCAGGGAGCGGGAACCGACGGGCGATGAGAACCACCGGCCGGGTGACCACACGGGCGTCGGCCGTCCTCAGCACGTCCCATTCGCCAGAGGTGTGCACCAGCATCAGAGTCTCCGTCCACATGCTGACCGCGGCCAACGAATTGATGGCAGAGGCGGTCAGGAGATTCAGGGCGACAGCATCACGTCTGCCTCGCACCCTTCGAGATCGCGATCCGGAACTCCTGGCCGGCCGCTACTCCCGGATCCACGGTGGATGGCTCCGCTACTGGAGTCCGCGACCTTCGACACGACCGAAGTGGTTCAGCTCGCCTACGCGCATGGAACAGTTGCGGCACTCCGCCAACCTGGACGGGAAGCTGCTGTACCGGCTCTTCCTCCTGGCGGCGGAACGCGCCCGGCAAACGTACCTGAACAGCGGCGGCGATCACTCGGCATTTGGTGGGCTGGACTTCAGGCCACGGATCCGGCTCAGAACAGCCACGCTGGAAGCCGTCGTGGATGTGCTTCTCAAGTACGCGGACAACCAACCAGCTGTGACGGAGACCGCGGGAGCAGCGGAGATGAAGACCGGTCCGATTGCCGTTCGGCTGGTCGGTCACGCCATCTTGGTGCTACCAATTCTGGTCTTCACCGTGGCCCTCGTGCCAGCGTTGACCGTCCTGCCATTCCCTCCAGCTGACCGCGATGAACAGATCATGGCGCTCGTCATTCTGGTCCGGCACTGGCACTGCGACCTGCTCGAAAAGTTCAAGTGTTGCGCAGACGGCCGACGACGGCAGCCGCTCACGAGCCTCCTAGAGCGAAACCACGTTCACCGGCAAGGCCGGGTTCGCGCTGAAGTCCAGCGCCGCCGTCGGGCGCTTCGCCGCCACCACGTGCGCGCCCAGCGCCGCGATCATCGCGCCGTTGTCGGTGCACAGGCGGGGGCGCGGGACGCGCAGCTCGATGCCCGCCGCCGCGCAGCGCTCGGCCGCCAGACCCGACAGGCGGGAGTTCGCCGCCACGCCACCGGAAATCACGATGGTGCCGATCCCCTGCTCCTTCGCCGCGCGGACCGCCTTCATCGTCAGCACGTCCGCGACGGCCTCCTGGAACGACGCCGCGACGTCGTCCACCGGGATCTCCTCGCCCCGCCGGGCCGCGCCCTCGACCCAGCGGGCCACCGCGGTCTTCAAGCCGGAGAAGGAGAAGTCGTTCTTCGCGTCGCGCGGGCCGGTCATGCCGCGCGGGAACGCGATCGCCGCCGGGTCGCCGTTCTTCGCCGCCTTGTCGATCGGCGGGCCGCCCGGGTACGGCAGGCCGAGCACGCGCGCGACCTTGTCGTAGGCCTCGCCTGCCGCATCGTCCACAGTGGACCCCAGCTCGGTGATCGACGACGCGATGTCGTCGACGCGCAGCAGCTGCGTGTGCCCGCCGGACACCAGCAGCGCCAGGCACGGGGTGGGCAGCGGCCCGTGCTGCAGCGTGTCCACCGCGATGTGCCCGGCCAGGTGGTTCACGCCGTAGAGCGGCACGTCCAGCGCCGTCGCGTACGCCTTCGCCGCCGAGACGCCCACGAGCAGCGCGCCCGCCAGGCCCGGCCCGGCCGTCACCGCGATGGCGTCCACATCGGACAGGGCGAGCCCGGCTTTCTCGAAGGCCCGCGAAGTCGTCGGGACCATCGCTTCGAGGTGCGCGCGGCTCGCCACCTCCGGCACCACGCCGCCGAAGCGCGCGTGCTGCTCGACACTGGACGCCACCTCGTCGGCGAGCAGCTCGACCGTGCCGTCGTCGTGCAGGCGGACCAGGCCGACGCCGGTCTCGTCGCACGAGCTCTCGATGCCCATGATGATGCGTGACATCAGCCCGCCACCCCGTCTCGCGTCCGCGCCGGGCGGACCATCGTGTACGCGTCGGCGCCGGAAGGCTGGTAGTAGCGCTTCCGGATGCCGAGCCGTTCGAATCCGTGGCTCTCGTACAGGCCGAGTGCCGTCGTGTTGTCCGTGCGGACCTCGAGGAAGACCGGCGCTTCGAACTCGTCGGCCCGCTCCAGCAGCGCGCGCAGCAGCGCCTTGCCGATCCCCTTGCCCTGGTACTCCGGGGCGACGCCGATCGTGTGCACGGTGGACTCGTACTCGCCGCGGCGGCGCCCGACGACGGCCAGCCCGGCGTAGCCGAGCAGTTCGTCGCCCTCGTCCGGGCGCGCGGCGAGGTAGAAGTGGCCCGCGTCCAGCTCGGAGTGGAAGGCGCGGGAGCTCCACGGGTCGTCGCCCGGGAAGAGGATCTGCTCGATCTCGACGCACCGGGCGATGTCCCGGCGGCGCAGCGGCTCGAGTCTCACCTCGCGGTCACCCGTTTCGGCGCGGCGGGCTCGGCGGCGTCCGGGCGGCGCAGGTAAAGCGGTGTCAGCGGCGCCGGCTCCGCCTTCGCCAGCAACGCGCTCCGGGCGGCCTTCACCAGCCCGGCGGGCGACGGGAAGCGCGGCTCGATCGGCTGGACGCCGAGTGCCTCCGCATACAGCACGGCGCCGTCTCCGGCTGCGACCTTGACGTCGGATTCGAGGTCGGCCGGGCGCTGGACGTGCGGGCCGTCGGTGCGGCTCCCGGCGCTGTCGTAGGCGGCCCAGTAGACCTCGCGGCGGCGCGCGTCGGTGCACACCAGGAAGGGGTCGGCCGAGGTGACGTCCGCGGCCAGCGCGTCGAGGCTGCAGACCGGGTACACCGGGAGGCCGAGGGCGTGCCCGAGCGCGGCGGCGGTCGCCATCCCGGCGCGCAGGCCGGTGAACGGGCCGGGGCCGACCCCGGCGACGATCGCGTCGAGATCCTTGAGCGCAACCCCCGCGGTTTCGGCGGCGGCCAGCGCGTGCGGCGTGATCAGCTCGCCGTGGGCTCGCGGGTCGACCGTGACGCGATCACCGCGCGTCTCGACCGCGTCGCCGGTTACCTCGACGACGCCCGCGGTGACCGCCGGGGTCGAGGTATCGATCGCCAGTACCAACACGGTGTCCCAGCCTACGACCAGCACCTTCGGCAGGTCTCTGCAGGGGACTGATCCGCACGGTAACGTGCGGATCAGAGTCCGACTCTGGGAGGTCCCCGCGGTGCCCGCCCCGTTGTTCCCCACCCTTGCCGAAGGTTCCGCCGGAGAAGCCCTGCGCTTCGGCGACCACGTTCTCACCTACGCCGACCTCGCCGCCGTGGCCGGGAGCCTCGCCGCCGAGCTGCCCCGTGGCCGCGTCGCCGTCTGGGCGACGCCGACCGTGCACACGAGCGTGGCGGTCGTCGCCGCGCTGCTCGCCGGGGTGCCGGCCGTGCCGCTCAACCCGAAGATCGGCGAGCGCGAGCTCGCGCACATCCTGGCCGACAGCGAGCCGCAGCTGGTGCTCGCCGAACCGGGCGCCGAGCTGCCCGCCGCGCTCGGCGAGCTGCCGCGCCGCGAGATCCCGCTGACCGGCGAAGCCACGACCGTTCCGGAAGAACCCGACGCCGAGACGCCCGCGCTGATCGTCTACACCTCGGGCACCACCGGGCCGCCGAAGGGCGTCGTCCTCCCCCGCCGCGCGATCGCGACCACGTTGGACGCCCTCGAAGACGCCTGGGGCTGGACGTCCGGCGACGTCCTCGTGCACGGGCTCCCGCTGTTCC is a genomic window of Amycolatopsis lexingtonensis containing:
- a CDS encoding LPXTG cell wall anchor domain-containing protein → MYKMPGAGVGVAGGGVGTLAATGADIGWWLAVGVLLVLLGTTALIAVHRRNRRLSQARD
- the wecB gene encoding non-hydrolyzing UDP-N-acetylglucosamine 2-epimerase translates to MDVMLLAGTRPEALKLAPLALALDAHPALRPVLVHSGQHPGMVEQALEPFGLAADAWLDVPPRVTGGQAELVAGLLPALDDVLRRHAPAALVVQGDTTTTLAGALAAFWLGIPVVHLEAGLRTHDLAAPFPEEGARQMVSRIAALHLAPTLGAAAELREEGVARQRIAVTGNTVVDAVLEIAARDLPARDTALALLEMEIAEAGERLVLVTSHRRESWGEPLERTLAAVQLIVAEHPDVQVLFPAHPNPQVRGQVEAALDGLPRVTVTDPLEYPDLVRALRLASLVLTDSGGIQEEAPTFGTPVLVLRDVTERVEVVEAGCAWLVGTDTERIADTAARLLSGELRPAHVGNPYGEGNAATLAVAAIEELLGVGSPARNQAVAS
- the tsaD gene encoding tRNA (adenosine(37)-N6)-threonylcarbamoyltransferase complex transferase subunit TsaD, with translation MSRIIMGIESSCDETGVGLVRLHDDGTVELLADEVASSVEQHARFGGVVPEVASRAHLEAMVPTTSRAFEKAGLALSDVDAIAVTAGPGLAGALLVGVSAAKAYATALDVPLYGVNHLAGHIAVDTLQHGPLPTPCLALLVSGGHTQLLRVDDIASSITELGSTVDDAAGEAYDKVARVLGLPYPGGPPIDKAAKNGDPAAIAFPRGMTGPRDAKNDFSFSGLKTAVARWVEGAARRGEEIPVDDVAASFQEAVADVLTMKAVRAAKEQGIGTIVISGGVAANSRLSGLAAERCAAAGIELRVPRPRLCTDNGAMIAALGAHVVAAKRPTAALDFSANPALPVNVVSL
- the rimI gene encoding ribosomal protein S18-alanine N-acetyltransferase; this encodes MRLEPLRRRDIARCVEIEQILFPGDDPWSSRAFHSELDAGHFYLAARPDEGDELLGYAGLAVVGRRRGEYESTVHTIGVAPEYQGKGIGKALLRALLERADEFEAPVFLEVRTDNTTALGLYESHGFERLGIRKRYYQPSGADAYTMVRPARTRDGVAG
- the tsaB gene encoding tRNA (adenosine(37)-N6)-threonylcarbamoyltransferase complex dimerization subunit type 1 TsaB; its protein translation is MLVLAIDTSTPAVTAGVVEVTGDAVETRGDRVTVDPRAHGELITPHALAAAETAGVALKDLDAIVAGVGPGPFTGLRAGMATAAALGHALGLPVYPVCSLDALAADVTSADPFLVCTDARRREVYWAAYDSAGSRTDGPHVQRPADLESDVKVAAGDGAVLYAEALGVQPIEPRFPSPAGLVKAARSALLAKAEPAPLTPLYLRRPDAAEPAAPKRVTAR